The proteins below come from a single bacterium genomic window:
- a CDS encoding DUF192 domain-containing protein, giving the protein MRSLKLALLCLFFVSCGGGSGGQDLLAVKVFGSDGALRREFQAELADDPTERSQGLMWRQELAKDRGMLFIFPQDTEGPFWMKNTLIPLDIIFIGADKKIVSIVERATPQTTSPRAPEGPYRYVLEINGGRSAELGIQAGDAVEFQVP; this is encoded by the coding sequence ATGCGAAGCCTCAAATTAGCCCTGCTGTGCCTGTTCTTCGTTTCCTGCGGCGGCGGGAGCGGCGGCCAGGATTTGCTGGCGGTCAAGGTTTTCGGCAGCGACGGCGCCTTGCGCCGCGAATTCCAAGCCGAGCTGGCTGACGATCCGACCGAGCGGAGCCAAGGCCTGATGTGGCGCCAAGAGCTGGCCAAGGATAGGGGCATGCTCTTCATCTTTCCCCAAGACACCGAGGGCCCTTTCTGGATGAAGAACACCTTGATTCCGCTCGACATCATCTTCATCGGCGCCGACAAGAAGATCGTCTCGATCGTCGAGCGGGCGACGCCGCAAACGACCAGCCCGCGCGCGCCCGAGGGCCCTTATCGCTATGTGTTGGAGATCAACGGCGGGCGAAGCGCCGAGCTAGGCATTCAAGCCGGCGACGCCGTTGAATTTCAAGTTCCCTGA
- a CDS encoding tetratricopeptide repeat protein, producing MSRLRVFILLLVLAAIGAGFYLVPRKRPFESYTVRASDALQNKDFEQSIELYLKALRLYPDHARVPEILLIIGDIYNFSLANSEKAAKAYDMLTTRFSKTEQARLAFEHAAEMHEKNEAFEKALLAYQGLIDNFPDSEDLDGFRFKVAMMAAKLKKFEPARRSLMAIIDQNPDTPIADQVLFQIGNLFFMEGAAKQAVQVLEVAAEKYPDSPLQTEMLFTAANAHEEQGQIDKALKIYRQIRYTYPNPRVIEKKLDKLADRQKEVKAMEARSRQGMRMAGPLPPGAESKPSPKSGVRGRKKTQEVDKSLLELMEGEP from the coding sequence ATGTCCAGACTTAGGGTCTTCATCCTCCTCTTGGTGCTGGCGGCAATCGGCGCCGGATTCTACCTCGTCCCGCGCAAGCGGCCCTTCGAATCCTATACCGTCCGAGCTTCCGACGCCCTCCAAAACAAGGATTTCGAGCAATCGATCGAGCTCTACCTCAAAGCCTTGCGGCTCTATCCGGACCACGCCCGGGTGCCCGAGATCCTCCTCATCATCGGCGACATTTACAATTTCTCGCTGGCCAATTCGGAAAAGGCCGCCAAGGCCTACGACATGCTCACCACCCGTTTTTCCAAGACCGAGCAGGCCCGGCTGGCCTTCGAGCACGCCGCCGAGATGCACGAGAAGAACGAGGCTTTCGAGAAGGCGCTCCTGGCCTACCAGGGGCTCATCGACAACTTCCCCGATTCCGAGGATCTCGACGGCTTCCGCTTCAAGGTGGCGATGATGGCCGCCAAGCTGAAGAAGTTCGAGCCGGCCCGGCGCTCGCTGATGGCGATCATCGATCAAAACCCCGACACTCCGATCGCCGACCAGGTCCTCTTTCAGATCGGCAATCTCTTCTTCATGGAAGGAGCCGCGAAGCAGGCGGTCCAGGTCCTGGAGGTGGCGGCCGAGAAGTACCCTGACAGCCCGCTCCAGACCGAAATGCTGTTCACCGCCGCCAACGCCCATGAAGAGCAGGGCCAGATCGACAAAGCCCTGAAAATTTACCGTCAGATCCGCTACACTTACCCCAATCCCCGGGTCATCGAGAAGAAGCTCGACAAGCTGGCCGACCGCCAGAAGGAAGTGAAGGCCATGGAGGCGCGCAGCCGCCAAGGGATGCGAATGGCCGGGCCGCTGCCGCCGGGCGCCGAATCCAAGCCCAGCCCCAAGAGCGGGGTTCGAGGCCGGAAGAAGACCCAAGAGGTCGACAAGAGCCTGCTCGAATTGATGGAAGGAGAGCCTTGA
- the gyrA gene encoding DNA gyrase subunit A — translation MVRSAEILPINIEDEMKDAYLDYSMSVIIGRALPDVRDGLKPVHRRILYAMFREGLLSNKRFSKCAGVVGEVLKKYHPHGDSAVYDSLVRMTQPWNMRYPLIDGQGNFGSIDGDGAAAYRYTEARLMAIAEELLADIDKETVDFGPNFDNSTEEPLVLPTRIPNLLINGSDGIAVGMATKIPPHNLKEVIDALLLMIERPEVKTEELYGLISGPDFPTGAFIYGRDGIRQAYDSGRGLIQMRARAAIEKVAKGDKEAIIVSELPFQVNKAKLIEQIAVLVRDGKIEGIGDLRDESDREGMRIVIELKRGTVAGVILNQLYKHTPMQSSFGVILLSIVQGQPRILSLREMLQLFLDHRKEVVTRRTVFELRKAEERAHILEGLKIAVENIDEVVALIKKSKTPPEAKQALMERFGLSEIQSQAILDLRLQRLTGLERDKIIQEFQDIQDLIRRLKEILASEKLVYKIVADELKEIREKYGDARRTEIIATAQDISVEDLIQEEDMVVTVSHNGYIKRNPISLYRAQRRGGRGKTGMVTRDEDFVEDLFVASTHSYVLVFSSKGKVYWLKVHEIPQAGRATKGKAIVNLLNLAQDESVAAILPVREFKEGCGVVMCTRNGTVKKTDLMAFSNPRAGGIIALGIDEGDELIEASLSEGNKDIFIGTAEGMTIRFAGEEVREMGRTAYGVRGIKLEEGDHVVGMSVVNEGAAILTVSANGLGKRTTTEEYRVQGRGGVGIITMKVTEKTGRVVTVKQVNDSDEIMVITTKGKIIRTPVNTISVIGRNTQGVRLINLEPGEEVSAVAKLAEAEGEDEGDVQT, via the coding sequence ATGGTGCGATCCGCCGAAATCCTCCCGATCAATATCGAAGACGAAATGAAGGACGCTTATCTCGACTACTCGATGAGCGTCATCATCGGCCGGGCCCTGCCCGACGTCCGCGACGGCCTCAAGCCGGTCCATCGCCGCATCCTCTACGCGATGTTCCGGGAAGGCCTGCTCAGCAACAAGCGCTTCAGCAAGTGCGCCGGCGTGGTCGGCGAGGTTCTCAAGAAATACCATCCCCATGGCGACAGCGCGGTTTACGACTCGCTGGTCCGAATGACCCAGCCCTGGAACATGCGCTATCCCCTGATCGACGGCCAAGGCAATTTCGGCTCGATCGACGGCGACGGCGCCGCGGCCTACCGCTACACCGAGGCCCGCTTGATGGCGATCGCCGAGGAGCTGCTGGCCGACATCGACAAGGAGACGGTCGACTTCGGGCCCAACTTCGACAACTCGACCGAAGAGCCGCTGGTCCTGCCGACCCGGATTCCCAACCTTTTGATCAACGGCTCCGACGGCATCGCCGTCGGCATGGCGACCAAGATTCCGCCCCATAACCTCAAGGAGGTGATCGACGCGCTGCTGCTCATGATCGAGCGGCCCGAGGTCAAGACCGAGGAGCTCTACGGCCTGATCAGCGGTCCCGATTTTCCGACCGGCGCTTTCATCTACGGTCGCGACGGAATCCGCCAAGCCTACGACAGCGGCCGCGGCTTGATCCAAATGCGGGCCCGGGCGGCCATCGAGAAGGTCGCCAAGGGCGACAAGGAAGCGATCATCGTCTCGGAGCTTCCCTTCCAGGTCAACAAGGCCAAGCTGATCGAGCAGATCGCGGTCCTGGTCCGCGACGGCAAGATCGAAGGCATCGGCGACCTCCGCGACGAATCGGACCGCGAAGGCATGCGGATCGTGATCGAGCTGAAGCGCGGCACCGTCGCCGGCGTCATCCTCAATCAGCTCTACAAGCACACCCCGATGCAGAGCAGCTTCGGTGTCATCCTGCTCTCGATCGTCCAGGGCCAGCCCCGGATCCTGAGCCTCCGCGAGATGCTCCAGCTCTTCCTCGACCACCGCAAGGAAGTGGTGACCCGCCGGACGGTCTTCGAGCTGCGCAAGGCCGAGGAGCGGGCCCATATCCTCGAAGGCCTCAAGATCGCGGTCGAGAACATCGACGAGGTCGTGGCCCTGATCAAGAAGTCCAAGACCCCGCCCGAAGCCAAGCAAGCCTTGATGGAGCGCTTCGGCCTGAGCGAGATCCAGTCCCAGGCCATCCTCGATCTCCGCCTGCAAAGGCTGACCGGCCTGGAGCGCGACAAGATCATCCAGGAATTCCAAGACATCCAAGACCTGATCCGCCGGCTCAAGGAGATCCTGGCCAGCGAGAAGCTGGTCTACAAGATCGTCGCCGATGAGCTGAAGGAGATCCGCGAGAAATACGGCGACGCCCGCCGGACCGAGATCATCGCCACCGCCCAAGACATCAGCGTCGAGGACCTGATCCAGGAAGAGGACATGGTCGTCACGGTCAGCCACAACGGTTACATCAAGCGCAACCCGATCAGCCTTTACCGGGCCCAGCGCCGCGGCGGCCGGGGCAAGACCGGCATGGTCACCCGCGACGAGGACTTCGTCGAAGACCTCTTCGTCGCCTCGACCCACAGCTATGTCCTGGTCTTCAGCTCCAAGGGCAAGGTCTATTGGCTGAAGGTCCATGAAATTCCCCAGGCCGGCCGGGCCACCAAGGGCAAGGCCATCGTCAACCTGCTCAACCTGGCCCAGGACGAGAGCGTGGCGGCCATCCTGCCGGTCCGCGAGTTCAAGGAAGGCTGCGGCGTCGTCATGTGCACCCGCAACGGCACCGTCAAGAAGACCGACCTGATGGCCTTCAGCAATCCCCGGGCCGGCGGCATCATCGCCCTGGGCATCGACGAGGGCGATGAGTTGATCGAGGCCTCGCTCAGCGAGGGCAACAAGGACATCTTCATCGGCACCGCCGAGGGCATGACCATCCGCTTCGCCGGCGAAGAGGTCCGGGAGATGGGCCGCACCGCTTACGGCGTCCGCGGCATCAAGCTGGAAGAAGGCGACCACGTCGTCGGCATGTCGGTGGTCAACGAGGGCGCCGCCATCCTGACCGTCTCGGCCAACGGCTTGGGCAAGCGCACTACGACCGAGGAGTATCGGGTGCAGGGCCGGGGCGGCGTCGGCATCATCACGATGAAAGTCACCGAAAAAACCGGCCGGGTGGTGACGGTCAAGCAAGTCAACGACAGCGACGAGATCATGGTCATCACGACCAAGGGCAAGATCATCCGCACGCCGGTCAACACCATCTCGGTGATCGGACGCAACACCCAGGGCGTCCGGCTGATCAACCTCGAGCCCGGCGAAGAGGTCAGCGCGGTGGCCAAGCTCGCCGAAGCCGAGGGCGAGGACGAAGGGGATGTCCAGACTTAG
- a CDS encoding HU family DNA-binding protein encodes MTKAELINMVAKEARISKASAEKAINSLTNNVAKCLKRKDKITLTGFGTFMVAKRRARTGRNPQTGAPINIKASSVPRFKAGKMLKSLVR; translated from the coding sequence ATGACGAAAGCCGAACTGATCAATATGGTGGCCAAAGAGGCCCGCATCTCCAAGGCCAGCGCCGAAAAGGCCATCAACTCGCTGACCAACAACGTCGCGAAGTGCCTGAAACGCAAAGACAAGATCACACTGACCGGATTTGGCACCTTCATGGTGGCCAAGCGCCGCGCCCGCACCGGCCGCAATCCCCAGACCGGCGCCCCGATCAACATCAAGGCTTCCAGCGTGCCGCGCTTCAAGGCCGGCAAGATGCTGAAGAGCCTAGTTCGCTAG